Proteins co-encoded in one Sulfurimonas sp. HSL1-2 genomic window:
- a CDS encoding NADH-quinone oxidoreductase subunit C, whose amino-acid sequence MRRYTPKDDVQAKPYYTDRYWVAPQVAKSDVSEDEVFAADLAAIKAKFDVSEAYIQVEQMVVYIKPEDNYGVLELLRDELGYTQLSELSAIDWLAEKGQFEVFYQMLSMSKRKRLRIKMFIDENEAVNSVEKLFRSADWSEREMFDMFGIKLNNHPFPKRILMPDDWEGWPLRKTYPLQGDEFAAWYEVDKIFGKEYRDIIGPELRDPAEVNRYDTTRFARLGHEVPKGTDISEGETKKNLDYQEEGGVFMISKFHEEKSVVIEDRDR is encoded by the coding sequence ATGAGACGCTATACCCCGAAAGACGACGTACAGGCTAAACCCTATTATACGGACCGCTACTGGGTCGCACCGCAGGTCGCCAAAAGCGACGTCAGCGAAGACGAGGTCTTCGCGGCGGACCTCGCAGCGATCAAAGCGAAATTCGATGTCAGCGAGGCCTATATTCAGGTCGAGCAGATGGTCGTTTACATCAAGCCAGAGGACAACTACGGCGTCCTCGAACTGCTCCGTGACGAGCTGGGCTATACGCAGCTCTCCGAACTGAGCGCCATCGACTGGCTGGCGGAAAAAGGGCAGTTCGAGGTCTTCTACCAGATGCTCAGCATGTCCAAGCGCAAGCGCCTGCGCATCAAGATGTTCATTGATGAGAACGAAGCGGTCAACAGCGTCGAGAAGCTCTTCCGCAGTGCCGACTGGAGCGAGCGCGAGATGTTCGACATGTTCGGCATCAAGCTGAACAACCACCCGTTCCCCAAACGCATCCTCATGCCGGACGACTGGGAAGGCTGGCCGCTGCGCAAGACCTACCCGCTGCAGGGCGACGAGTTCGCAGCATGGTACGAAGTCGACAAGATCTTCGGCAAAGAGTACCGCGACATCATCGGGCCGGAACTGCGCGACCCGGCGGAAGTCAACCGCTACGACACGACGCGTTTTGCACGCCTGGGCCACGAAGTGCCGAAGGGTACGGATATCTCCGAGGGCGAAACGAAGAAGAATCTCGATTACCAGGAAGAGGGCGGCGTCTTCATGATTTCGAAATTCCACGAAGAAAAATCTGTCGTTATTGAAGACAGAGACAGATAA
- a CDS encoding FAD-dependent oxidoreductase produces the protein MSKVYFSTWKSEQINNIGKSEEAWEESAYKLPMQYNEHSDAKAFIGWDGVALYDPDVDVVRLATEYAAQYQVYSEACGRCAPGRWGGRILYDLLDKIARGEGALSDMDHLKEVARNMQLTSKCEIGKTVPNPLLDLMTHFEADFRACIDGQKPSKHYNEEVGYIAKITAPCTDACPAHVDIPAYIEGVRDLRFDDSLMATRQTMPLAHTCGRVCPHPCEDECRRTNLDEPISIMALKRLGADYETDHGFGFFHPEEQKPSTGKKVAIVGAGPAGLTTAYYLALEGVHCDVYEELPVLGGEVTVGVPEYRMPWDKYEKDIEAVKDLGVNFILNTRVTADMMRQFETDYDAVMIASGTRISKKVYCDNERPEITGYWGAIDFLDRVNLYVKFGITLTEEQKKEYAIDKDYVDLTGKTVVCVGGGFTSMDVVRCSIRAGAKRVVMLYRRDEKTIIRNTTYEEYHEAVEEGVEFIFHSAVQKMNDEDDILKSLTVDKFELVPDPDGGRPQLVKIEGASFEMECDYLIPAVSQSADLKFLPEEWELEMTSWATLKTNGKDYMTSRKGIFASGDCEYGPMTIVNAVGQAKRAASVMARYVVSGEVTLSDDEVMEDQLRKMRVYDKNEKVTGWLPGLPRQHSEVLDVDIRKVNNMEVNFGLTQEQAIAEAERCMRCYYIAMVAQ, from the coding sequence TTGAGTAAAGTCTATTTCTCCACGTGGAAATCGGAGCAGATTAACAATATCGGCAAATCCGAAGAGGCGTGGGAAGAGAGTGCATACAAGCTGCCGATGCAGTACAACGAGCACAGCGACGCCAAGGCCTTTATCGGCTGGGACGGCGTCGCGCTGTACGATCCCGACGTGGATGTTGTACGCCTGGCAACCGAGTATGCCGCGCAGTATCAGGTCTACTCCGAGGCGTGCGGGCGCTGTGCCCCCGGACGCTGGGGCGGACGGATCCTGTACGATCTTCTGGACAAGATCGCCCGGGGCGAAGGCGCGCTCAGTGACATGGATCACCTCAAAGAGGTTGCGCGCAATATGCAGCTGACGTCCAAATGCGAGATCGGTAAAACCGTGCCGAACCCGCTGTTGGACCTGATGACGCATTTCGAAGCGGATTTCCGTGCCTGCATCGATGGGCAGAAGCCTTCGAAGCATTACAACGAGGAAGTCGGCTACATCGCCAAGATCACGGCGCCGTGTACGGATGCCTGTCCGGCACACGTCGACATCCCGGCCTACATCGAGGGTGTCCGTGACCTCCGTTTCGACGACTCCCTGATGGCAACACGCCAGACGATGCCGCTGGCGCACACCTGCGGCCGCGTCTGCCCGCATCCGTGCGAGGACGAGTGCCGTCGTACGAACCTGGACGAGCCGATCTCGATTATGGCGCTCAAGCGCCTCGGTGCCGACTACGAGACCGACCACGGTTTCGGCTTCTTCCACCCGGAAGAGCAGAAACCATCCACTGGCAAAAAAGTTGCCATCGTTGGCGCGGGTCCTGCGGGCCTCACGACGGCGTACTATCTGGCCCTCGAAGGGGTCCACTGCGACGTCTACGAAGAGCTGCCGGTCCTCGGCGGGGAAGTCACCGTCGGTGTTCCGGAGTACCGCATGCCGTGGGACAAGTATGAGAAGGATATCGAGGCCGTCAAGGACCTCGGCGTCAATTTCATCCTGAACACCCGTGTCACGGCGGATATGATGCGCCAGTTCGAAACGGACTATGACGCCGTCATGATCGCCTCGGGTACACGGATCTCCAAGAAGGTCTACTGTGACAACGAGCGTCCGGAAATCACCGGCTACTGGGGGGCGATCGACTTCCTCGACCGCGTCAACCTCTACGTCAAGTTCGGGATCACCCTGACCGAAGAGCAGAAAAAAGAGTACGCCATCGACAAGGACTACGTCGACCTCACCGGCAAGACCGTCGTCTGCGTCGGGGGCGGTTTCACCTCGATGGACGTCGTACGCTGCTCCATCCGTGCGGGTGCGAAGCGTGTCGTCATGCTCTACCGCCGCGATGAGAAGACGATTATCCGCAACACGACCTACGAAGAGTACCACGAGGCCGTCGAAGAGGGCGTCGAGTTCATCTTCCACTCTGCGGTGCAGAAGATGAATGACGAGGATGACATCCTCAAGTCCCTCACCGTCGACAAGTTCGAACTGGTACCCGATCCGGACGGCGGGCGTCCGCAGCTCGTCAAGATCGAAGGGGCTTCCTTCGAGATGGAGTGCGACTACCTGATCCCGGCGGTCTCCCAGAGCGCGGACCTGAAGTTCCTTCCCGAAGAGTGGGAACTGGAGATGACCTCCTGGGCGACGCTGAAGACGAACGGCAAGGACTATATGACCTCGCGCAAAGGCATCTTCGCTTCCGGCGACTGCGAATACGGTCCGATGACCATCGTCAACGCCGTCGGGCAGGCGAAACGCGCCGCCTCCGTCATGGCGCGCTACGTCGTGAGCGGCGAAGTGACGCTGAGCGACGACGAGGTCATGGAAGATCAGCTGCGCAAGATGCGGGTTTACGACAAGAACGAGAAGGTCACGGGGTGGCTGCCGGGTCTGCCGCGCCAGCACAGTGAAGTCCTCGACGTCGATATCCGCAAGGTCAACAACATGGAGGTCAACTTCGGTCTGACCCAGGAGCAGGCGATCGCCGAAGCTGAACGCTGTATGCGCTGTTACTATATCGCGATGGTCGCGCAATAA
- a CDS encoding NAD(P)H-quinone oxidoreductase subunit 3, producing the protein MEHVDVAHPYFGVFILFVLTFGAFYGTTVLARWASRAMAAKDTEKIKLSIYECGPEVTKQPNRISPQFYLFALLFLLFDVEIVFMFPWAIDFKLLGWFGFAEMMLFILLLAIGFVYAWKKGALEWHNIK; encoded by the coding sequence ATGGAACATGTAGATGTTGCTCACCCCTATTTCGGGGTCTTTATCCTCTTCGTGCTGACTTTCGGCGCCTTCTACGGCACGACGGTCCTGGCACGATGGGCCAGCCGCGCTATGGCGGCAAAAGATACGGAAAAGATCAAACTTTCCATCTACGAGTGTGGACCGGAAGTGACCAAACAGCCCAACAGAATCTCGCCGCAGTTCTACCTGTTCGCGCTGCTGTTCTTGCTGTTTGACGTGGAGATCGTTTTCATGTTCCCGTGGGCAATCGACTTCAAACTGCTCGGTTGGTTCGGTTTTGCGGAGATGATGCTTTTCATCCTGCTGCTGGCCATCGGTTTCGTGTACGCTTGGAAGAAAGGAGCACTTGAATGGCACAACATCAAGTAA
- a CDS encoding 2Fe-2S iron-sulfur cluster-binding protein gives MSEMINFTIDGRNVSAKKGETILKVARREGIYIPTMCYLEKTNPAASCRLCVVEAEGVDGMVLSCQTPPTEGLAVITNNNVLHEERTNIMRLYDVNHPLECGVCDKSGACDLQNKTLEFNVAAQHFTAKEQSRKIEHWGLINYDPNLCIMCEKCTHVCNEVIGDDAIELKFGGYKSTIIPKNSEQLDCTFCGECIAVCPVGALVSADFQYKANAWELERIPSTCAHCSAGCALEYEVKTSGAAKPGEERIFRVTNNFEFASLCGAGRFGFDFDVKGEKNGKAFVAALDAIKGAEAIRFSSVITNEEALILQRLKEKTGLKLYNEDARRYGAFVDAFGSTADGKAELATMADLKASDGIVVIGSRIGTDNPALRYAMTTAARHRGAKIVYMHPLEDALMQNVVTQFIKYEVGTEEGVMALLAQALLAGVETNKTTEAFLEGLDDGYLSAESNVGEEELALIGKQFKRAKAKTLVLGSDLFAHPRAENIAKLAGLLARFGGYKVIVAASEVNTVGVSLVCDLDADSGSNAGVVGYNAAGDFVIAADADADLTVAAMNQQEGTVVNLDRRLLPMNVAVGFKGYVLNDLANALGVGKRYTIDFTPELPAEKGFKAVAFDALENFYSPLGEDMRGYRLEKAKKPAAQKCDEVEELPEFNGTVVYACNPVLQFNRFTARTAQLEKDDELRGSEQFAVAARLGDGDLVVIGSGDAARERRFVIDPSLKGTIALEPTFDRGLSVNPGAYRFEKVNIMKASNDE, from the coding sequence ATGAGTGAAATGATCAACTTTACGATTGACGGCCGCAACGTCAGCGCGAAAAAGGGCGAAACGATCCTCAAGGTCGCCCGTCGCGAAGGGATCTATATCCCGACGATGTGTTACCTGGAAAAAACGAACCCGGCGGCGTCATGCCGTCTGTGCGTAGTGGAAGCCGAGGGCGTCGACGGGATGGTCCTGAGCTGCCAGACACCCCCGACCGAGGGGCTGGCCGTCATTACCAACAACAACGTCCTGCACGAAGAGCGCACGAACATCATGCGTCTCTACGACGTCAACCATCCGCTGGAGTGCGGGGTGTGTGACAAGTCCGGCGCCTGCGACCTGCAGAACAAAACGCTGGAGTTCAATGTCGCTGCGCAGCACTTTACGGCGAAGGAGCAGTCGCGCAAGATCGAGCATTGGGGGCTGATCAACTACGATCCGAACCTCTGTATCATGTGTGAGAAGTGTACGCACGTCTGTAACGAAGTGATCGGCGACGATGCCATCGAGCTCAAGTTCGGCGGCTACAAATCGACGATCATTCCGAAAAACAGCGAGCAGCTCGACTGTACGTTCTGCGGCGAGTGTATCGCCGTCTGTCCGGTCGGCGCGCTGGTGAGTGCGGATTTCCAGTACAAGGCCAACGCCTGGGAACTGGAACGTATCCCTTCCACCTGTGCCCACTGTTCCGCGGGCTGTGCGCTGGAGTACGAAGTGAAGACCTCCGGTGCCGCCAAGCCGGGCGAAGAGCGCATCTTCCGCGTCACGAACAACTTCGAGTTCGCCTCCCTGTGCGGGGCGGGGCGTTTCGGCTTCGATTTCGACGTGAAAGGCGAAAAGAACGGCAAAGCGTTTGTCGCTGCCCTTGATGCCATCAAAGGCGCCGAGGCGATCCGCTTCTCCTCCGTCATCACCAACGAAGAGGCGCTGATCCTGCAGCGCCTCAAGGAAAAGACGGGCCTCAAGCTCTATAACGAAGATGCCCGCCGTTACGGCGCCTTCGTCGACGCCTTCGGCTCTACGGCCGACGGCAAGGCGGAACTGGCAACCATGGCCGACCTCAAGGCCAGCGACGGCATCGTCGTGATCGGCAGCCGCATCGGGACCGACAACCCGGCGCTGCGCTATGCGATGACGACGGCAGCCCGCCACCGCGGGGCGAAGATCGTCTACATGCATCCGCTCGAGGATGCGCTGATGCAGAACGTCGTGACGCAGTTCATCAAGTACGAAGTCGGGACCGAAGAGGGTGTCATGGCGCTGCTGGCGCAGGCACTGCTTGCAGGCGTCGAAACGAACAAGACGACCGAAGCGTTCCTCGAAGGACTCGACGACGGCTACCTCAGCGCGGAGAGCAACGTCGGTGAAGAGGAACTGGCCCTGATCGGCAAGCAGTTCAAACGCGCCAAGGCGAAAACCCTCGTCCTGGGAAGCGATCTCTTTGCCCATCCGCGTGCGGAAAACATCGCGAAACTGGCCGGGCTCCTGGCACGCTTCGGCGGCTATAAAGTCATTGTCGCCGCCAGCGAGGTCAATACGGTCGGGGTCTCACTTGTCTGTGATCTTGATGCGGACAGCGGCAGCAATGCCGGCGTCGTGGGCTACAACGCCGCCGGCGATTTCGTGATCGCGGCGGACGCCGATGCGGATCTGACCGTGGCGGCAATGAACCAGCAGGAGGGGACGGTGGTCAACCTCGACCGCCGGCTCCTGCCGATGAACGTCGCCGTAGGCTTCAAGGGCTACGTCCTCAACGACCTGGCGAACGCCCTGGGTGTGGGCAAGCGCTACACCATCGACTTCACGCCGGAACTTCCGGCGGAGAAGGGCTTCAAGGCCGTCGCTTTCGACGCCCTGGAGAACTTCTACTCTCCGTTGGGCGAGGATATGCGCGGCTACCGCCTGGAGAAGGCCAAAAAGCCCGCGGCGCAGAAGTGCGACGAGGTCGAGGAGCTGCCGGAGTTCAACGGGACGGTCGTTTACGCCTGCAACCCGGTTCTGCAGTTCAACCGCTTTACCGCGCGTACGGCACAGCTGGAGAAAGACGATGAACTGCGCGGCAGCGAACAGTTCGCCGTGGCGGCGCGCCTGGGCGACGGCGACCTTGTCGTCATCGGCAGCGGCGACGCGGCCCGTGAACGCCGTTTTGTCATCGATCCGAGCCTGAAAGGGACCATTGCCCTTGAACCGACCTTCGACCGCGGTCTTTCCGTCAACCCGGGGGCGTACAGGTTTGAGAAAGTCAATATTATGAAAGCGAGTAACGATGAGTAA
- a CDS encoding NADH-quinone oxidoreductase subunit B family protein has translation MAQHQVNFMQDGGLPVALTTVDKVVNWGRSNSLWALTYGLACCGIEMMASGASRYDFDRFGTIFRASPRQSEVMIVAGTLTKKHAEFIRRLYDQMTEPKWVISMGSCANTGGMFNTYATVQGCDRVIPVDLYLPGCAPRPETLQYAVLMLQKKIRSEKAIKAQKPKRLL, from the coding sequence ATGGCACAACATCAAGTAAATTTCATGCAAGACGGCGGGCTTCCCGTCGCACTGACGACCGTCGACAAGGTGGTCAACTGGGGGCGCTCGAACTCGCTTTGGGCCCTGACATACGGTCTGGCGTGCTGCGGGATCGAGATGATGGCTTCGGGGGCTTCCCGTTACGACTTCGACCGTTTCGGTACGATCTTCCGCGCTTCACCGCGCCAGTCGGAAGTTATGATCGTCGCGGGAACGCTGACGAAGAAGCATGCCGAGTTTATCCGCCGCCTCTACGACCAGATGACGGAACCCAAATGGGTCATCTCCATGGGTTCCTGCGCGAATACGGGCGGGATGTTCAATACCTACGCCACCGTGCAGGGGTGTGACCGCGTTATTCCGGTCGACCTCTACCTGCCGGGCTGCGCCCCGCGTCCGGAGACTCTTCAGTACGCGGTCCTGATGCTGCAGAAGAAGATCCGCAGCGAAAAGGCGATCAAAGCCCAGAAACCGAAAAGGCTGCTGTAA
- a CDS encoding NADH-quinone oxidoreductase subunit G → MSKITITIDGRPIECEEGEYILNAARANGIFIPAICYLTRCSPTLACRICLVEADGKQVYACNAKTKDGMDITTTTDNIATERRAIMEVYDVNHPLQCGVCDQSGECELQNYTLELGVDSQSYSIADVERPIKDWGHLHYDPGLCIVCERCVTVCKDMIGDNSLKTVPRGGDAIDAEFKETMPKDAYAMWNKLNKSVIGLTSGEEMLDCTSCGECAAVCPVGALVDTDFVYTTNAWEQQKIPATCSHCSAGCQLNYEVKHTSVDSNEEKIYRTSNEWNYVSLCGAGRYGYDFENRGVEKDEAAFGAALAAFEKADTIRFTSTISNEEALMLQKLKELKGYRLINEEARTFKAFLDDYAEVSGQQLYGGDLKKAHDANFVVSVGTALKSDNPNARYAFNNAIKMNKGAGIYFHPLADPVIEGIGKGVFTAYHKPLREEAALYLILDLFGDKEKMPADVTEYLASFHTLKTITVEETIKEKVVEKVMVKKVNEETGEEEEVEEEKTTMVPKKVSKEVEVDENRLLALLDIDADEWNAFAEKNFAKKDAYALIAGPDLYTHPNAKNLARLCALVEKYTDFELTMIPPLSNTLGVALICDLDSEAGDYSIGYNTKGDFVLSALGDGDLDMPAMNQQEGTLTGIEKRVNPTNAALPYGGYELNDIANALGLNAKYAINYTAQLPVEAGFEAREFDSLPNRFENDGTEVRGYALNNVAVATGNEAVEKIDEALALEGENVIYAANPVRQFTAFTMKPHQLNEESGIYLSPAQLAAMGIAAGDTVRVKTAAGEQSMKVVEDNKIDGSVMCVTTFDPNIKTEELFGAYRFATASIHKEG, encoded by the coding sequence ATGAGTAAAATCACTATCACCATCGACGGCCGGCCGATCGAGTGCGAAGAGGGCGAATACATCCTCAACGCGGCGCGGGCCAACGGCATTTTCATTCCTGCCATCTGTTACCTGACGCGCTGTAGCCCGACGCTGGCGTGCCGTATCTGTCTGGTAGAGGCCGACGGCAAGCAGGTCTACGCCTGTAACGCCAAGACCAAGGACGGGATGGATATTACGACGACGACGGACAACATCGCGACGGAACGCCGTGCGATCATGGAAGTCTACGACGTCAACCACCCGCTGCAGTGCGGGGTCTGCGACCAGTCCGGCGAGTGTGAACTGCAGAACTACACCCTGGAACTGGGTGTCGATTCGCAGAGCTACTCCATCGCCGACGTCGAGCGCCCCATCAAAGACTGGGGACACCTGCACTACGATCCGGGCCTCTGTATCGTCTGTGAGCGCTGTGTCACCGTCTGTAAGGATATGATCGGCGACAACTCGCTCAAGACTGTTCCCCGCGGCGGCGACGCGATCGATGCGGAATTCAAAGAGACGATGCCCAAAGACGCCTACGCGATGTGGAACAAGCTCAACAAATCCGTCATCGGTCTTACTTCCGGCGAAGAGATGCTCGACTGTACCTCCTGCGGCGAGTGTGCGGCGGTCTGTCCGGTCGGTGCCCTGGTCGATACGGACTTCGTCTACACGACCAATGCATGGGAACAGCAGAAGATCCCGGCGACCTGTTCACACTGTTCGGCGGGCTGCCAGCTCAATTACGAAGTGAAGCACACCTCCGTCGACAGCAACGAAGAGAAGATCTACCGCACGAGCAACGAGTGGAACTACGTCTCCCTCTGCGGTGCGGGACGCTACGGCTACGACTTCGAGAACCGCGGTGTCGAAAAAGACGAAGCGGCCTTCGGCGCGGCGCTCGCGGCCTTCGAAAAGGCAGATACGATCCGCTTTACGAGCACGATCAGCAACGAAGAGGCGCTGATGCTGCAGAAGCTGAAGGAACTCAAAGGGTACCGTCTCATCAACGAGGAAGCGCGTACTTTCAAAGCGTTCCTCGACGATTACGCCGAAGTCAGCGGCCAGCAGCTCTACGGCGGCGACCTGAAAAAAGCGCACGATGCGAACTTCGTCGTCTCCGTCGGTACGGCGCTCAAATCGGACAACCCGAATGCACGCTACGCTTTCAACAACGCCATCAAGATGAACAAGGGCGCGGGGATCTATTTCCATCCGCTTGCGGACCCGGTCATCGAAGGCATCGGCAAGGGGGTCTTTACGGCCTACCACAAACCGCTGCGCGAAGAGGCGGCGCTCTACCTGATCCTTGATCTTTTCGGGGACAAGGAGAAAATGCCTGCCGACGTCACGGAGTACCTGGCATCTTTCCACACGCTCAAAACGATTACGGTCGAAGAGACGATCAAAGAGAAGGTCGTCGAGAAGGTGATGGTCAAGAAGGTCAACGAGGAGACGGGCGAAGAGGAAGAGGTCGAGGAAGAGAAGACGACCATGGTTCCCAAAAAGGTCTCCAAAGAGGTCGAAGTCGACGAGAACCGCCTGCTTGCGTTGCTCGATATCGACGCCGACGAATGGAATGCCTTCGCGGAGAAGAACTTTGCGAAAAAAGACGCTTATGCGCTGATCGCAGGTCCGGACCTCTATACGCATCCGAATGCGAAGAACCTGGCGCGCCTCTGTGCGCTTGTCGAGAAGTACACGGACTTCGAGCTGACGATGATCCCGCCGCTCAGCAATACCCTGGGTGTGGCACTGATCTGCGACCTCGACAGCGAAGCCGGCGACTATAGCATCGGCTACAACACGAAGGGTGACTTTGTGCTCAGCGCACTGGGCGACGGCGACCTCGATATGCCGGCGATGAACCAGCAGGAGGGGACGCTGACCGGTATCGAGAAGCGTGTCAACCCGACCAATGCGGCGCTGCCGTACGGCGGGTATGAACTCAACGATATCGCCAACGCCCTCGGCCTGAATGCGAAGTACGCCATCAACTACACGGCGCAGCTTCCGGTTGAAGCCGGTTTCGAGGCGCGCGAGTTCGACAGCCTGCCGAACCGTTTCGAGAACGACGGTACGGAAGTCCGCGGCTACGCGCTGAACAACGTTGCCGTTGCAACAGGTAACGAAGCGGTGGAAAAGATCGACGAAGCCCTGGCACTCGAAGGCGAAAACGTGATCTACGCGGCCAACCCGGTACGCCAGTTCACGGCCTTCACGATGAAGCCGCACCAGCTGAACGAAGAGAGCGGTATCTACCTCTCTCCGGCACAGCTTGCAGCGATGGGCATTGCCGCAGGCGACACGGTCCGCGTCAAAACGGCTGCGGGCGAGCAGAGCATGAAGGTGGTCGAAGACAACAAGATCGACGGCAGCGTCATGTGCGTCACGACGTTCGATCCAAACATCAAAACAGAGGAGCTGTTCGGGGCATACCGCTTTGCGACAGCATCCATTCATAAGGAGGGGTAA
- the nuoD gene encoding NADH dehydrogenase (quinone) subunit D, which yields MQQTNRLRPFFENITFERDDNELVLNFGPQHPSAHGQLRLMLHLQQEQIVKAHPDVGYLHRGMEKMAENMIYNEFMPTTDRMDYIASSSNNYGFALAVEKLIGLEVPRRAKVIRMMLLEVNRLMSHLFWLATTALDIGAMTVFLYAFREREYLMDLVEDYCGARLTHAAIRIGGVPLDIPDNFLGDLKKFLDKLPQNIKDYEDLLDQNRIWKMRMENVGTISTEMALSWGCTGPMLRASGVQWDIRKEEPYELYDEVEFNVPWSDKGDNYARYKIYMAEMRESAKILYQTIDMYEETVKNNQTELMAHAPQYISAPKLDIMTQNYALMQHFVLVTQGMRPPVGEVYVPTESPKGELGYFINSQGGPYPYRLKLRAPSFWHTGILTDLLPGHYIPDVVSIIGTTNIVFGEVDR from the coding sequence ATGCAACAGACGAACCGATTACGACCGTTTTTTGAAAATATCACCTTTGAGCGTGACGACAACGAACTCGTGCTCAACTTCGGGCCGCAGCACCCCTCCGCGCACGGACAGCTGAGATTGATGCTGCACCTCCAGCAGGAGCAGATCGTCAAGGCGCACCCGGACGTCGGCTACCTGCACCGCGGGATGGAGAAGATGGCGGAGAACATGATCTACAACGAGTTCATGCCGACGACAGACCGTATGGACTATATCGCCTCCTCTTCCAACAACTACGGCTTCGCCCTGGCGGTTGAGAAGCTCATCGGCCTCGAAGTGCCGCGCCGCGCGAAGGTCATCCGTATGATGCTGCTCGAGGTCAACCGCCTGATGTCCCACCTCTTCTGGCTGGCGACAACGGCACTCGACATCGGGGCGATGACGGTCTTCCTCTACGCCTTCCGCGAGCGCGAATACCTGATGGACCTCGTCGAGGATTACTGCGGGGCGCGCCTGACGCACGCAGCGATCCGCATCGGCGGCGTGCCGCTCGATATCCCGGACAATTTCCTGGGCGACCTCAAGAAGTTCCTGGACAAACTGCCGCAGAACATCAAAGACTACGAGGACCTGCTCGACCAGAACCGTATCTGGAAGATGCGTATGGAGAACGTCGGAACGATCTCGACGGAGATGGCCCTCTCCTGGGGCTGTACGGGGCCGATGCTGCGCGCTTCGGGTGTGCAGTGGGACATCCGTAAAGAGGAACCGTACGAACTCTACGACGAAGTCGAGTTCAACGTCCCGTGGTCAGACAAGGGCGACAACTACGCGCGTTACAAAATCTACATGGCCGAGATGCGCGAATCCGCGAAGATCCTCTACCAGACGATCGACATGTACGAGGAGACGGTCAAGAACAACCAGACCGAACTGATGGCGCACGCGCCGCAGTACATCTCCGCGCCGAAGCTCGACATCATGACGCAGAACTACGCCCTGATGCAGCACTTCGTCCTCGTCACGCAGGGGATGCGCCCGCCGGTCGGCGAGGTGTACGTCCCGACCGAGTCTCCGAAGGGGGAACTGGGCTATTTCATCAACAGCCAGGGCGGACCGTACCCGTACCGCCTCAAGCTGCGCGCGCCGTCGTTCTGGCACACGGGGATCCTCACGGATCTTCTCCCGGGCCACTACATCCCGGACGTCGTCTCCATCATCGGAACGACCAATATCGTCTTCGGCGAAGTCGACCGTTAA
- a CDS encoding NADH-ubiquinone oxidoreductase subunit E family protein: MLRYDLRHLHNEFDGRMMEIMQTAPAGEVIIFLFEVGDFSPVQRSADLMKEQGYELLNSLKFNEVDWTLVVRK; this comes from the coding sequence ATGCTACGTTACGACCTTAGACATCTGCACAATGAGTTTGATGGCCGCATGATGGAGATCATGCAAACGGCTCCTGCGGGCGAAGTGATCATCTTCCTGTTCGAAGTGGGTGATTTCTCGCCGGTACAGCGCAGTGCCGACCTGATGAAAGAGCAGGGATACGAACTGCTCAATTCGTTGAAGTTCAACGAAGTCGACTGGACCCTTGTTGTCCGCAAATAA